A DNA window from Arachis hypogaea cultivar Tifrunner chromosome 18, arahy.Tifrunner.gnm2.J5K5, whole genome shotgun sequence contains the following coding sequences:
- the LOC112769824 gene encoding uncharacterized protein — translation MCNASNYAVGAALTQREGNDPYIIVYASKILDDVEHKAYWAVKECNSGLGGAGVERKLQLEELECIRLEAYENSRLYKEKVKPVHDQNIKRREFRAGDRVLIYNSRLRLMSGKLRSRWDGPYVVEKVKPYGVFHLSHPSSPTFFKTNGHRLKLYHGVKVKNNKELKIFLLKNPAKEED, via the exons ATGTGCAACGCATCTAACTATGCGGTAGGAGCGGCACTTACTCAGCGCGAAGGTAATGATCCCTATATCATAGTTTATGCTTCTAAGATATTAGATG ATGTAGAACACAAGGCTTATTGGGCTGTGAAGGAATGTAACTCAGGATTGGGAGGAGCCGGAGTTGAAAGAAAATTGCAACTGGAAGAATTGGAGTGCATTCGGTTAGAGGCTTATGAAAACTCAAGGCTCTACAAAGAAAAGGTGAAGCCAGTACATGATCagaacatcaagagaagagagtttagagCTGGGGATCGAGTCCTTATCTATAACTCAAGGTTGAGATTAATGTCGGGAAAACTGAGGTCAAGGTGGGATGGTCCCTACGTGGTGGAGAAGGTCAAACCGTATGGAGTTTTCCACTTGAGTCACCCCTCAAGCCCTACCTTCTTCAAGACCAATGGCCACCGTTTGAAACTCTATCATGGTGTGAAGGTGAAGAACAACAAGGAGCTGAAGATATTTCTCTTGAAAAACCCGGCCAAGGAAGAGGACTGA
- the LOC112769825 gene encoding uncharacterized protein, whose translation MGAIPEKCGDPSHCLVTCTIGGIQFVDCMCDLGACVSIMPLSIYDAFKLPLLKRLVAHFVLADKSIISVVGIAEDVLVSIKGLTFPIDFYILEMLPNDSERPSSIFLGRPFLKSFRFKLDAFLGTYSFEIDRRAVSFNLDEAMKHPPKDYSIFRCDMIDDIVAEVHQDTVDEKNMVQGSCVEKPLEYDEDTLPPPVLSNNQVPSHELNMELKPLPLHLKYAYLEENQKLSVIIAKELTS comes from the coding sequence ATGGGTGCTATACCAGAGAAATGTGGTGATCCCAGTCATTGTCTAGTTACTTGCACTATAGGTGGTATACAATTtgttgattgcatgtgtgacctAGGTGCTTGCGTTAGCATTATGCCTCTATCTATTTATGATGCATTCAAGCTTCCACTGTTGAAACGATTGGTGGCCCATTTTGTTTtggcggataaaagcataatctcgGTGGTTGGCATTGCGGAAGATGtcttagtgagcattaaggggttgaCTTTTCCAATTGATTTCTACATTCTTGAGATGCTCCCTAATGACTCCGAAAGACCATCATCTATCTTTCTTGGGAGGCCGTTCTTGAAATCCTTCCGGtttaaattggatgcttttttggGTACCTATTCCTTTGAAATTGATAGAAGAGCAGTGAGTTTCAATCTTGATGAGGCTATGAAGCATCCACCGAAGGACTATTCTATCTTCCGGTGTGATATGATTGATGATATTGTGGCCGAAGTCCACCAGGATACAGTGGATGAGAAGAACATGGTTCAAGGTTCATGTGTGGAGAAACCCCTTGAATATGATGAAGACACATTGCCACCTCCGGTGCTATCGAATAATCAAGTGCCAAGTCATGAGCTAAatatggaattgaagccacttcCACTCCATCTTAAGTATGCCTATCTTGAAGAGAATCAAAAGCTCTCGGTGATCATTGCAAAGGAGCTTACCTCCTAA